CTTGTTCCTTCCTTCTACATGTTTTGTTTCAAGGAGTACATCGGTTTTGTTTATGACTTAACATAGATGTTAAATGATGCAGCATAAAAAATTATGGACATGTTTGCCTGGTAACAGTTAAATGTTGTTGCCAACCTAGTTAGTGAATATACGTATTATACGCGTATACTTCTTCCTCCTTCAGTGGTGCATCATGTACTTCAGAGTCTTCCGTATGCAGAGAGGCATAGAAATAACATTATGGAAGGTGAGCAATTTTAGGCTTTAGAGATTTTggagattttatatttataaataagtttataagtaatttaactattcatataaattaaaactaaaagtaaattattaaatggtatttatatttttctatcaaCTTTCTACAGTcacaaaggccaaaggactatttcccatccattCTAGtttatttacaattatatttaattatagattaattattgttagaaatatttattataattatgggTTATATCgttattgtattaataatattaaaaaataaatttatttatgttttaaagatgtaaatgacattaatcttatattatttatatattttataaactgataaaattatgtattcactattaaatttaatatttgacatTTGATGAAAGTTGGAGAAATGCCATTTTTCGATTTTGAGGGTGGAAAGTGTCATTTTGACATAGACTTTTCTACTCCCTTCTAAGAATTAATTTGGAATTACCAACGAGGACGTAGACGTGTCGgtcttgctttctttttctcacttttTCCCTCCCTTTGAATCCATGAACTTGAAGCAAAATTATTGGAAAACAATTCTTCAACTCCAAGCAAACGACAAACtgtgaaaaattaaagaaaggcATGAACCGATCACCCTCAGACTCCGATTCACGCGCTCACCTCGACTCGCCTCACTCGCCACTCTGTTTCCACTCCCCGCTTCCCTCTCACCAGGGCGATCCCAGCCCTCTGGATTCCACTTCCTCTCCCTATGCCTCACCCATTACTTCCCCTCAAAAATCACCCATATATCCCGACGAAAAACCCATCTCGAAAACAATAGTTGCCGTGAGCGACAAGTTCACGCAGTGTTCTCCTGCGCCGGAGAAGATGCTGGAGCCACCTCTGCCGGTGAGTTTACACGAGGCTTTGCGGGAGAACGGTGTCTCGCTGTTGACCGCGGTAGACCCTGGAGAAGGTGTGAGATCGGGTTCGACGAGGAGGAGGGGATTAAGGACCAGTGAGAAATTGAGAGTGGTGAACATAGGGTTTAGGTTAATCGAGGTGGTTTTGtgcttgatttctttttctgttaTGGCCGCCGATAAGAGTCAGGGCTGGAGTGGTGATTCCTATGATCGTTACAAAGAGTTCAGGTGACTATTGCTcttattcttattcatattatacaatttttgcTCTGTTATTTTGATTTTCCTCACAGAATTGAAGTGATTTGAACTGTTATAGTAGCAAAAAAGTAGCTTTAAGATGGAGATACTGTGATTGTGACTGTTCTTCATTTGATTTTGTAGTTGTTTGTTTGGCTACTCATTCATTAATTATACTCCATTAAATCTAtactaattttttctaaaatttctgTGTTTGGAccttattttaagatttttgaatgattattcaagtgatgATGGAACTTGATGACAGGTATTGTTTATCAGTCAATGTTATTGCGTTTGTATATGCGGGGTTTCAAGCTGCCTACTGTCTGATGATGGGGAGCGAAATAAGGCGCATACATGTCGGGCATCTCTTTGATTTCTTTATGGATCAGGCGAGTCTATCTACTCCataattgatgattattctgCTGATACAATGTTATATGCCATTCTGATTTTGATTGATAGTTTTACTCGTATGTGCTCATTGGAttgagggtttagggttttgcaATTGCCACAATATGCTGCAATGCCTAAATATAGAAAATGTAAAGACTACCAAATTTTTTGTAGGCatttagttatttttgtttGCAAATTGGAGTCAAAGGGATGAATTCAATTCTGGGCATGCATGCTGAAAATAGTCGGGGGCAAAAGATGCATGGTATAGTTTGCTAGTTTTCCCAGTGATGAGCAGCATTGGCATAGCATAAGTGATCCTTTACTAGATTGGATGGCCATCTAATAATGAAGTTTTACTTCACAAATGCGCACACACAGACATAGTTACAGTTACATAATAGGAAAAGGGGGTTACATTTCTGTAGTACTGGAAGAAATGTAACTTTGTTGTTTCAACTGGCAGGCACTGGCTTATCTTCTTATCTCAGCATCATCAGCAGCAGCCACTCGAGTTGATGATTGGGAGTCAAATTGGGGCAAGGATGAGTTCACAGAGATGGCTAGTGCATCAGTTGCAATGTCTTTTCTAGCTTTTATTGCATTTGCCTTCAGCTCCATTGTGTCTGGTTACTATCTATGTAATCGCGATGCCACCTGATTTCAATTAGCAGCTGCCCATCATATTTCATTTGTAAGTTTAGATTTTGCAAAAATGAATGCAAACTCAAtcttcatgtatatatatacaataaactATGTGTACTTAATTTTGAATACCTAATTGAGTTATATTCAATCACAcgatatcatataatttagaaactcaattaaatactcaaaattggaGGGCACATCACATTGCACAAACTTTCAAACATTTTCACTCTTAGTCTTGTGTTTCATTAGCTTGACCAATGACcacaagaaaattagaaaaagaagaaagtgattGTGATTAATACAACAGGATTGTGTTTAAACTAGGATTAATACTGTACAGCTGTGATACTGAAAATTAACACGCCAAAGGATTAATCACCCCTAAAATTCTGATGTGTTTTCGAAGTTATATTTACGAAGTTATGGATCaagctaaatttttttattgaaaataaaaataaaaataaaaatattattttattaataatattaaaaaaaaaaaatttattatattttttttaaattttaaaaattaattattttattcttatttaaagttttttaattttaaaaaattatatttttttttaaatctaaagtttttcttctctctttggtTATTATCTCTTGCATCGACGATATCTTTTCTCTATCCTAAAACGTTAGTCCACATCTCTTTTCTCTACAAAAATCAATGTTTAAAATAGAGATGAGAGGTTGTTGACGTTGAAAATGATAAccaaaaggataaaaaaaataatatatttaggaGAGAAATTATGacttttttaagttaaaaaattttagacataagtgaaattgatagttttaaaatttataaaaaaaaataaataaattttatatatttttaatattattagtaaaataaactttcaataacaaattttattggtAGTCAGCTCATaagtaaaactttaaatttttcaaattttatggtGTAATTTTGATAGTGTATCAAAACTTGGGGGGTGAACAGACCCATCAGCCTAATTAATATGTAGCCGTACATTCACTTGGGAGTAGTATCCCTAGGTGTTGACTTGAATACTTTTACTTTACATGCATCAAATCCGACATTAATTTACTTCTTCTTTTAGTACGGGTGGAGGTTAAAAAAACACCTCATACGGAAGAGGACAATTCTTTACTTACCACTTTGttcctctttcttctcttttactTAACTGCCcctcttcctttctttcctccTTTTACTCAATTACCCCTCTTCTAATTTCTCTTCATTTACATTTCTAAATTCcaactttttataataatttgtgtaataatattatattatatcaaaactaTTTTCTGCACTTTAATATGATTATCTTGTAGGTTTGATGTATAatctatcaaaatttattttgtttatcttCTTTTCATTTAGAATCATCAACCATCTTaaaaatatactttaaaatttatatactaagtattttatcaaatattattattattattattattattataatgatataagaatatgttatattttaatattttatttttcatttttattagttACTTAATTAATCCCCAAAGGTTTAATCATGTAATATCATTTTTGAAGTCTTTCAAATTATCttattgttatataaataaaattatatgtacttattttgaatatataaataggtatatgtttaatatatatcactatctggttgaataattttcaattataaataaaaaaataactaatcacataattacatataaaatatctatttatttgtatatttaaaaataaatacatataatactgTTCTTGTTATATTTTGCATTTTGAGGTGataatataaactaaacaaaagaaatatttatatattgataataatttattcatggggtagagattttattattatatcaaagttgagttacttttttgttattattatattaaataataaaattatgtgtataatttttgtgtataaataacgatatgttattatatgattaaatattattttatctttaatttttaattatctaatcatataataatatatcattatttatatacaaaattatgcgTATAGCGATGCTCtatattaaaaagatgcatcaaattgaaaataatcaagggtaatatacaaaatttagattaaacGTATATGAATAATCTATACCTAAAATTATGCCCTCTGATAACCAAATACTACATACAAATGAGACCAAAAAGAGGGTATTTTGGTAAATTGGTGATACTAAtcaaggaaattaattaaaataggtacgAAATTAACTGCGTAAATCttttatgacaaaattttaatagttttgcCTTTTtaacaaattgtattttttatttcaagaaTACCCTTCATCCTATTCTTCATATTCAGAGTAATTTTTActgaaaaatcttatttttgagagtatatagattaattttaaattaatttttatataattgttaagatttacagatcaaaaatagattaatttctaatataatagttgatatttacatatcttttataaaatgataaacataaCTATATATGGTGCATATGAGTTGTGCACAAACGTCTTTTTACACCTATGCACAACTCATATACACTCTGTGTAGTTacgtttattattttgtaaatatacgAGAATATCAACTATTATATCagaaattaatctgttttttatctgtaaattttaataattataaaaaaattaatctaaaattgatttgtatactttcaaaaataagattttttaatagaattcattttgaatacaaaaaaaataaaataaaagatattcttgaaataaaaaatataatttatttaaaagaataaaactattaaaaatttatcaaaaaaggtttattaattaattttccgaCTAATCAGGGTATTGAAAAAAACAAGGGAAGggcaaaaaagagaaagagaattgTACGGAGATTGAAAAGGAGCTGTTTTGTCTCCTCCGGAGACAATCGTTCACGTTATGATTGCCATCAAGAGAAACAATGAAAATGAGAGTTGCACAGTAAATGAATTACAGTGTTGACTGATGAGAGAGAAATCAGAAAGACAGCGAACGAATCGCTAGCTCCCTCTTTGCATACGCTTTCACTGCTCTGCACATTATCACCAACAACACCTCCACTCGACGGCTCCACCACCAACAACAACCAcccatctctctttctttctactGATGAAGCTGACTTTAGATTCTTGTGATTTTGTTCTCTGGTTCCGTTTCTTACATCGTTAAGATGATCGAGATGTGTTAAACTGGGTTTATATTATTtggtgaaaataaaatttcccGAAATGTAGTtaaaagagtttaattttagttttcaagcttgaaactttagttttctcttttttagtCTCTACATCCAATTGTTGAAGATCTTTAAAAGTTtagatttgatgatttttttatcaaatcttaTTACAAACCCATGAAGAAATTTCAATGGTTGAAGCAAATCTCCATTAATACCAAACCTGATAAGAGGCTCTCTCTCAGTGAATATAAGAGAGCTATTTCATGGTCCGAGTATGTAGTCTCTTCCGGTGCAGCCATAAAAGGAGAAGGGGAGGAAGAATGGAGTGCAGATATGTCACAGTTGTTTATTGGATTTAAATTTGCTTCGGGAAGGCATAGTAGAATCTACAGAGGGATATACAAGCAGAGAGATGTGGCAATCAAGCTTGTTAGCCAGCCAGAGGAAGATGAAAGCTTGGCTTCTTTTCTGGAAAACCAATTCACTTCAGAGGTGGCTCTCTTGTTTCGATTAAAGCATCCTAATATTATCACTGTAAGCTCCTAAGGGTTCTTGAAATTCCTTGTTTTTCATGTTTCTGGAATGTAGTTCAATGCTTTAcctttcttataattttaatgatgcaAGAATGGTGAAGATGGGCTAATGCAAATCAAGTACTAGTATCACCAGGGAACCTCACTGCAGTTgtttaacaaagaaaaagtgCTTAATTTCTACTTTAGTCATATTAAAATGACAACTTTAAAGGTTTTTctgcttttttttcctttttggtacCAAGGTAGTCCGACTTTTTGTATTGAACAACTTTCAGTCAGCATTTATTGATCCTTTTTTATCATTCCTATCCGTTACATATCACCCATGTCCACATTTATTACTGTTGCTCTTTCACTTGTGTAGATAAAGTTTGGTTATAATTCCAGTTGTGGCATTCAATGTGCTTGCAAACTTTAAAATGTTGACTCGATTTGATATCTTTAagaattctttcttttttcattaggATCACTAGGATACTGTAGAGTGGAAATCTAAATCTAATACTGTAAACTGTATTTATGTTTCTAATACGCTATTGTAGCCAGCTTCTGAAGTGTATTTCTTCCCTTCTCTATACTTGGTCCACCTTTCCCTTAGCGGTCAAAATTTACATGTGAAAATTAATTCTTGTTAAGAAGCCCATGACAGCAAGGGACAAGTGGATTTTGTTCTTCTTTCAAGTTGATGATTTAGGATTGAACAGACAAATTGGAAAATTGGCAACACAGTTTATTGAGAGCTTAAGGATGACAGAATTTGTTTATGCAGGTCGTGAAATGGGTCACAGATGCCTAGGACCTCATGATATACATACTCCTTTTCCCTCTGCTTATGCTTTTGAGACTGCGTTATCCAATTTAAGATTCCTGGTCTAATGGTTTCTCCTTGTCTTTAAAAATGCTCTTTTCAATAGACTTTCCATCTTAGTCTTGTTGGTGTTAGGTTATTTTGAATGTGTGGGTTATTTGTATCTCTAAAGCAGTTTATATTGCCTATAAGATAGTATACATTATTGAGCTTTACTGTTCATCATATCAATTAGTGGGTGTATGTTTTGACAGCTAAGTTTTGGTTGGAATCAATCATTTTATACTGTGTATCTATTTTGCTTTCTTGTGTGCAGTTTGTTGCAGCCTGTAAGAAACCTCCAGTTTTTTGTATAATCACTGAGTATCTAGCTGGAGGCTCACTAAGAAAGTACCTTCATCAGCAGGGGCCACATTCAGTTCCACTCAAACTTGTTCTGAAACTAGCGCTTGACATTGCCCGTGGCATGCAATATCTTCATTCTCAAGGAATACTTCATAGAGATCTCAAATCAGAAAATCTGTTGCTTGGAGAAGATATGTGTGTGAAGGTAGCAGATTTTGGTATTTCGTGCTTAGAATCTCAGTGTGGTAGTGCTAAGGGATTTACAGGCACTTATCGCTGGATGGCACCAGAAATGATTAAAGGAAAACACCATACAAAGAAAGTTGATGTCTACAGCTTTGGCATAGTTCTTTGGGAGCTTTTAACTGCATTAACACCATTTGACAACATGACTCCAGAGCAAGCAGCATTTGCAGTCTGCCAGAAGGTAAATTTACCTGATTCAATCATGGAATGCTACATCTCCATGATACAATCCAATTTTGCTAATTCTGCAACACGACAATTGCATGTGTTACTCCCTTCCTAATTCAATAATGACTTCTCATCATTATAGACTGTAATTTCTCCTTTATACCTATTCCTGAAGTATAGAATGGACTGCACTTTACCTATTATATGGTAGAAAGACACGAGACTGAAAAGAAAATGACGAGCCTTGTTTAGCAATTGATATTTGGTAcgattttgaaaaatttatccACTGCAGTTGTCCAAAAATCCTCCTTTTTAAGTTAGAAGATTTCATGGTAGAAATGCATTGTTGCAACATATTCTGttttcatttatctttaaataagtGAACATTTATCCGTGCATCTTGTTATCTTTGTATGTTTGTGTCCCTTATTACTGAGTGCATGGCATTACATAAACTAGAATAAAATTAAGGACTTCAATTAGGCACAGCTGGGTCATCTATTTCCATTATATTGCTcgttcatttttctttattctttagcGAATGTATGCTTATAATTTGGTGTGGAGATATAGAATCCAGAAAAGTATATACACTGAAAAAGCAAATTTTTTTCTAGTTACCtaaggtttctttttttttccttttttaatagAGGAAGCGTGTGGAGCATTTTGCTGCCACATTGCAAGTGACAAACTTTTGGAAAGACATAGGTTCAGTAGAACAACACTACTTTTTGGCACAGCTCTTATTTATATATGGTTGACTTGCTATTTGCTGATaagttttacatagttattgcttctttactgtttatttttttgattctTTCATTGCTATTTACCTAATGtataaaatcatacaatttattaaccaaaaacaaatttttcatttaatactGATCACATCCTTTGAAATTCTTGGTCATCTAGATGCATCTTCACATGGTTCAGTGGCTTGAGTGACAGTCACTCATATACTGTCCCAGATAATAACATTTAATGTGTAGGGACTGCTGTTCTGTCTGTTACATGCACACACACAACCCCCTACACAGAGGCCAGTCTGGAAAGTTGTAGATGTTGTCATTTGATACAGACTTTTGAGAGAAACTCTCAGCATCTTCTGAGTCGAACTGGTTAGATTTGATCATCTCTTTAACATTATGAGTTTCATAATTTCAGCACTGAGCTTAAatctttttagaaaaatatggttAAGAAATGTAGCTTTATCATAGATCTATAGAAAATAGAAACCCCAGTTTGCTACCTATGAAGAACTGGTAAAATAGCTAAGATTACTATAtactgtaaaataaaaaaataaaaaaatcaaagagagGAACTCTTGCTGTGAATTATTGGCCTCATGACACGTGTTTATGGTTTTCCTTCATGAGGCTTCATTCTTTAGTTTGaatttctatattttgttaCACATTGTTTAGGCacttatttaaataattcacAATGTTGGGATATAATCAAAATACTTATCATAGAAACCTCAGTATACTTACTTTCATATTCAAAATGTTGGCTCACCCTGCAGCTTACTTGCTATTTCAACCCAAGGGTGCTCTAGAAATTTGGGGAAGAGCTTCTCTATGTATCAGTAACTCTGATTTTACATTTCTACTTTTTCTTTGTCTCAGGGTCATGGAGTTCCATATTCTAGCTGTTTGCATATGTTGGTTGAGTTTAGTAATATCTACTCCCATTTCTGAACTTGCTGAATTGATACATGGATTAagtatctttaaaaaaaataatggagtcaTCTGTCTGATGGTTTCCTACGTTGTGCAAATTTCTTTGATCATACATATTTTCTTACATTATTTGAGTCGACTGCAGAATGCCAGACCGCCCTTACCACCGACATGCCCAGTGGCTTTCAGACATCTGGTAAACCGTTGCTGGTCAAGTAATCCAGATAAACGACCACATTCTGATGAAATAGTTTCGATTTTGGAAAGTTATTTGGCATCCCTGGAGGAGGATCCAGAATTTTTATCAAGTTTTGTACCTTCCCCTGATCATACGACTTCAAGGTGCTTACCAAATTGTATTGCATGGCATCGTTCTGCTCATTCTAAGCCTCTGAGCTCTTCTTAAATTCAATGTGATGCTAAATATAGCATATTTTCAATTGTCTAGGTTTATACAAACTTTCAGATGTGCAATTAGATTGTTTACTGCTTCAAGCTTTTTGTTTGTGTCAAGTATATGTGAATCAGAGTGTAGCTGCTGGTTTTCCATTGTACGTAACCCattctttttaaaattgacATGGCAACCAAAGGTTGAAATTTAAGGAAACATCAATAAACCTGTACATATTGATCCTTTCATCAGTATTGAGTAATTGCAGAAGTCTGAAAGGATGAGTTTGGGATGCATGAAACTACAAAGTGGACCTTGACCTACCAGACTATTTGGTTTAATATTGAGGTACAGGGGCCAGCCTAAAACTTCGAGGAAATCTAATGATTTGTTATTGATAAAAACTTACAAAATCGACAGTTTGGCCGAGTGGTCTAAGGCGCCAGATTTAGGCTCTGGTCCGATGAGGGCGTGGGTTCAAATCCCACAGCTGtcaattattttactttttgtttcaATTCTGGCTCTGGTCTGTCATTAGGTGGGCTGTTGCTTTATCCAATCATCCAACCTTGAGCTTTGTAAAACTTACGAACTCCATTAGGTCATTCATCAAGTTCCCTTTAttcattatcatcatcttttACTTTGCCACCTAAACCCACTCTCTGTTCTTCATCAACTATTAATTATCTCCTTCAGAATTTGAGAATCTGCAAAGGATATATATAAACCAACATAATTGCAATGCAGGCTACTTATTGCAAATCATGTGCTTCTGCAGTTCTGCTGTGTATCCAGTAGAACATTACAGTTGCTATAATGACACCAAATATATACCTGCCAATCTTAAGATTACTGTCATGCAAACATTctgaaaattaatcaataataaatccGCATCATGTACTTCAATTATAATTGCCTGTGAGTTTACTAAATGAAATATATTCATCCACCGATGAAAACATATTACCCCGGGCCCAGATTCTTAATAATATTTCCATGCTTCAAGGACACATCTTTCCAACCTACTTGcctgcaaaaaataaaaaaggttctGGGCATACATGTTATATGTTATGGAGGTTGACAATACTGTATGATCTTGCTTTATACTTTGAAGAAAAACATTGTAAAAGCTGTACGATTTGCtgtttctttcttcctttcattttgATCTTTTTCTTGGTCAAGTTTAATGTCTTCACATTTGAGACAAATCTTCTATGGCGTTAAGTTATGATTTCACCTTAGAGACCAAGCATGTAAGAGAGGAAGTAAACTTCATGATTCTGACACCCCATCTATGAGATCTTTCTTTTAACATTCCGCCACCCATACTTGGAAAACGTCAAGATGAACATCCAACTCCACAATTGACCCTGAACCAGAAGTAACCTACTCTACTCCCAAAAATTACCTTctcaagggtatttttgtctttgtaTGTAGTCACGTGGCAAGTTTAAGTGGAGCAGCAACAACAGATCAGCACAGCAGTTGCAGGCTTGCGCGCTAAAGCCGGGAGAAGTTGCCTCCCCTTTTTGCCTATCTAACATTCTTCTTCTAAACATTTCCTATTTCACCcttttctttttacatttttcCCTCCACAAACAAATTCTCCGCTGCATCCCAAGCTTTATATGTGTACTTATAAAAAGCTGTAGCGAAGGTcgatcttttatatatttacatacatATCTCTTACCTATAAAAGTGCCCAGATAAAATCTCACACTGCCGCTTCCTCTTTCATGGCTGGTCTGTGAGTGTGAGGTATTTGCTGCGTTTATggctttcttttttatttaataaatgtacATCTGTTTTTCGCTGAACTCGGtaattttctttgtcttttgttcttctttttttttttttttaatggatcgGTTTGAGAGGTCAACTTTTCATTTATTTCGCTCCCTTTGCAATTCATATCTTTTGATATGATGTTAAGAAATTGTTTCTGAGAATCAGGTATCGTTCTTGATGAGTTAATGTTAAAATCTAGcgaaggaaaattaattattttgatctCGTGACATTTGCTTCTGAAATTTGTTGTCCATCATTAGAAAAATTACATGTTCACACGTTAAAGATTGAACCTTCATTGTTGTAATTgtgttattgttttgtttttagttgACTCTTCTGacatgtttatattttatcactATGTACTATGTAGCTTGTACGCTATTGAATGTTTTCtggaaagtaaaataatatttgcatTTCCTTGTTTGAATCTGTTGTGACAATTGGCACAGACTTCTTGTTGCAGATAAGTTATTGAATTCCaggttttttgtttatttgggtAAAAAAGATGCCTGGAATTGTCATTGATGAAATTCATGAGGAAGAGGTAGTGAATGAATTGAACAGAGATTCTATGCCAGTTAAGGAGAACTCAGTTCCGAATAAGTCTCCGGAAAATACTGCAACTCAGCAAAGCCCTCGTAATGTTGCCTCTGATGTCCCTGATATTCTGGTGGTAGATGCCTCAATCGAGCAGCTTTATGAGAATGTGTGTGACATGCAGAGTTCTGACTGGTCACCCTCTAGACCTAGCTTTGTATCAGATGGGGAAGAGTCTAGAATTGATTCAGAGTTGCGCCATCTTGTCGGAGGAGAGATTATAGAGGTTGAGataacagaagaagaagaattggaAAAGCCTGAGCATGACTCTCGTTGTAATTCATCTTCAAAGATAGGTACTTCATCTCAAGTTAAGCAGTTGCAGAAGTTGGACAA
Above is a genomic segment from Mangifera indica cultivar Alphonso chromosome 3, CATAS_Mindica_2.1, whole genome shotgun sequence containing:
- the LOC123210403 gene encoding CASP-like protein 4A2, which encodes MNRSPSDSDSRAHLDSPHSPLCFHSPLPSHQGDPSPLDSTSSPYASPITSPQKSPIYPDEKPISKTIVAVSDKFTQCSPAPEKMLEPPLPVSLHEALRENGVSLLTAVDPGEGVRSGSTRRRGLRTSEKLRVVNIGFRLIEVVLCLISFSVMAADKSQGWSGDSYDRYKEFRYCLSVNVIAFVYAGFQAAYCLMMGSEIRRIHVGHLFDFFMDQALAYLLISASSAAATRVDDWESNWGKDEFTEMASASVAMSFLAFIAFAFSSIVSGYYLCNRDAT
- the LOC123210783 gene encoding serine/threonine/tyrosine-protein kinase HT1-like isoform X1, which produces MKKFQWLKQISINTKPDKRLSLSEYKRAISWSEYVVSSGAAIKGEGEEEWSADMSQLFIGFKFASGRHSRIYRGIYKQRDVAIKLVSQPEEDESLASFLENQFTSEVALLFRLKHPNIITFVAACKKPPVFCIITEYLAGGSLRKYLHQQGPHSVPLKLVLKLALDIARGMQYLHSQGILHRDLKSENLLLGEDMCVKVADFGISCLESQCGSAKGFTGTYRWMAPEMIKGKHHTKKVDVYSFGIVLWELLTALTPFDNMTPEQAAFAVCQKNARPPLPPTCPVAFRHLVNRCWSSNPDKRPHSDEIVSILESYLASLEEDPEFLSSFVPSPDHTTSRCLPNCIAWHRSAHSKPLSSS
- the LOC123210783 gene encoding serine/threonine/tyrosine-protein kinase HT1-like isoform X2 translates to MKKFQWLKQISINTKPDKRLSLSEYKRAISWSEYVVSSGAAIKGEGEEEWSADMSQLFIGFKFASGRHSRIYRGIYKQRDVAIKLVSQPEEDESLASFLENQFTSEFVAACKKPPVFCIITEYLAGGSLRKYLHQQGPHSVPLKLVLKLALDIARGMQYLHSQGILHRDLKSENLLLGEDMCVKVADFGISCLESQCGSAKGFTGTYRWMAPEMIKGKHHTKKVDVYSFGIVLWELLTALTPFDNMTPEQAAFAVCQKNARPPLPPTCPVAFRHLVNRCWSSNPDKRPHSDEIVSILESYLASLEEDPEFLSSFVPSPDHTTSRCLPNCIAWHRSAHSKPLSSS